A region of the Paramormyrops kingsleyae isolate MSU_618 chromosome 6, PKINGS_0.4, whole genome shotgun sequence genome:
GTTGTGATATTTCTAAAAGACAAATTGACACTGTTCAAACATATATTGTCTGATATAATAAAAGAAACATTACTTGCCTTTAGAAAGTTGAGATGAACGATCGATCCACCTCCTGGTATAAAAAGCCTCACGTTCGCATTAAGGCAGACGGCCAGGTGGCTTTCAGTCCTTGCAAAAGTGCAAACTAGACCCGTAGTATCCAAAAATATGAGATGCGCATGCGTGCTCAGGCACCGAAAGGCGCCAACCGCTTCAACTCATGTAAAACTTGAATTCGTTCATTTTGCCAGCTATAAATTTCATCTGAGACCAACTTTTGCTCCAAAACGTTAAAAGATTAGTTGAAACCCTTAATGTATTTGAGTTTATAGGGCAACTCAACTTTTATTGTTGAATTGTGAAAGAAATGACTGTAAGCTCAGCAATTGCAAGTttgatttttttacagtgtatgcaCATAGGATTATATTTTTCAGTCTTCCTCATGGAGCCATGCTGCTTTGAATATGTTGATGCTTCCCTGCTTTCAACACACCTCAATCAACAAATCATCTGATGGGTGGTTTTTCATGTAAACTAATGAGCAAatgataaaagaaaaataaggtGAACACCATAAGCAGcttatacaaaaaataaaagactAGTCATTATCATACTAAAAACTGGATTATCAAATGGTGAGCAACTTTGATGATTACCATGAAAAGTGGTTTATAGATTTTCCAAGCACAagttcatttggataaataaatattccAAGAGCTAAGACCAATTTCAGTACTCTCCCCACATCAAAGTCCATGAAGTAGGCATGTGTGAAGAATagtttcatgaaattaaaaCAGTGCTACTGGAATGCATCAGTTTGGCTGTTGTGATAGTGTTGGTGTTTTTGATAGGTATGCTTTTctaatttgtttatttcttttccAGGGAGCAAGAAATCTCAACCCAGTTCCTTATAATGCCGAGTACATGGGTCACAAAATTCATTTGGATCAAAATGAAAAGTTGGTCATGTTTGGGACCACCCATGTTCTAGCAATAGATGGCTTCACCTCCAAGATTGTTAGCCATTCAACCATGCCTATTAAGAATAATATTCTCatttatgaaaatgtatttaGGTAACTAAACCCATACATTGATGTTTCGCATGCATGTATCAGCACTTCACTGGCACTACTTCATGTTTGTACTTGCTTTGCAGACCAGCTGTCATAAGCTTTAGTATATGGGATCAAGTGAGGGTGGACCATGGCAAAGAGTTCCTCTTGACTCTTTTCATGCAGCAGCAAATCTCAGCTTTCAGGAATAACACTGACAGACTATCCTACGTTCAAACAAATTCGACAAGAGTACGGTTTTGTTGTTCTTTATTTTAACTTTGGGGAAATATTATTGAATCCTTATGcacataaatacaataaattcaCATTTAAAAAGAGACTGATTTAGTATAATCCAAATCCTGGTTTGGAATATTGTAGTTTGCATATCTGAATGAAATATAATGAATCAAATCATCTCAAAAGTGCTTAGTACCCCTAAACCGTGTCAGTCATTCATGTTTTATATTAAGTCCCAACAGATGTCTTCAGCTATCAAAACTCCTTTATtctctttaaagtttttattgaTTGACTTGTGTCTTTGgctctatatatatatggttTGATTATATTTCTTATGTCTAGAATCACAGAATTGAAAGGATTTGGCCAGAAATCAACAACAGGGTTAATTATCCCATAAAAGCTGCATTGGTAAATCTTATGGATCAAGAGGAAATCAACATGGAGGATGACACAGTGCGTTTCTGTGTATCTAATCTAACATGTCAGATTTCCAGCCTTGGCATCAGCAGAGTAGTGGAGGCATGGAATGCTCATAGAATTCCAGGTATCTTGCTCcccttttttaaattaaaagagGAAACTTGTTTACTGTTACATATGCAGTGACTCTACCCTTATGCACCATTATGAATCGCTGCAATGAACTCACCACGCAGGGTCATTAATTAGGAATTTGCTATTACAGGCAAAGGAGTTCCAAACACTTTGGCACAAAGTGGTTGTGTAAAGAAGATCACAGTGGATCTTCTACCCCATGCTTCTGAAGCGGCTGATCTCTATGAATCAGAGACTGGTTCTTCACTGACTAGATGTTCATCATTTGGCAAAAGTCCATTCTCCAGTGAAGAAGACCAAGCCCATGCAGAAGGACAATTTGCACAACTATATCCTGATATGAATGTTCTGTATGAAAATGTGGTCAACCACAATCCCAGACCTTTTCAAGATGCTATTCTGCATCTGATACATTTGTCTCGCCactaaaataaatgttaatttgAGAAACTTAACCCAGGTCAGTTAATAAccttgttttaatattttaatcccCATGAATATTCATCCAAACTGTTACGACTATCATAATTCTgttgaaaataaaaaagcagtGATGAGTCAGAagtctttattttatatgctCAAAATGTTGTTGTTGTCGTCCCCCCAGTGCAttgatataaaaaaataaaatgtgccaTGCTACGGCAAGCAAAGTCAAACTATGTGCTGTCTCTCTACTTCATTACtttcaaatgtattaaaaagTGGAAAACTAGAATGTATAATGAGTGTTATGAAAATTATTTTGTGAATGGCTGATTATTTTCTAAATAATATGTAGTGATGTGTTATATAATCCCATTTATTTATTAGCAAACAGTCCATACATTCTGAGCATATTCCAATCACTATCTTAAATGAGTTATGCATGAGATCTGATGATATATTTATTGGAATATATTTGATGGAatttttttcaattcaattcaattttatttatatagcgcattatcacaacattacattgtctcaatgcgctttacatttctgcctcgtaaggaccccccattgagtaagccaaaggcaacggtggcaaggaaaaactccctaagaggaagaaaccttgggaggaaccagacccaaagggggagcccatcctccagggggcggcagatgagtcaaacaaacaagatgaaatgactaagctaatacagacaagatgaaatgactaagctaatacaggggttgaaatatatgtctcaatgcagcggccgaccggtgcaggcacggggtgcttgatgcacgatggcaggattaatagagacacagccgcaggatggatggcgaggcatcgtgttgagccaagggcaggcaggttggagggtagttgccggaggtggaggtagttgtcttgcaggcagcagaggcataaattctgaATTATGACCGTTACAGTATCAGCAGGTTCCCTCTTGAACTTTGACATAATGTTCAGGTAAAATGGGCCAAGGCAGAACAACACCGTACAttcagctgaatttatttaaattttaccTGCAAATTGACAACTTTTGTCTTTGGTGTGCCATAGTAACAATGGAGTGAATAGATTTCATGCAATACAAAGTTATATTAACTGTTAATTAATTATGATGCCTTTGTCATACTCAAGGTCGCTTTACAACAAGGacaagaatgaatgaatgtaagcaaatggatgaatgaaaatgaatgcGTCATACAACGAATGAGATTATGTCACAGGCTATATGAGAAATATAACTCtaattaaatgcatgttttatgGTCAGGGCCAAGGCAAAGTTTGGCTAAAACGTTGTCTTTAATTCAGACTAAAACAAGTATATTGTGTTTTAAACAGTTCATTATGGGACAGTGCACAACATTTAGAGGTTGTTTATTGCTCAATTGAAATAATAAACATACATCTTCAGAAGCagagttggtggccatagcttTAAAGTTTTGCAAAATTTTTTGTGCGCACAAGATAAACGTATACCATTTTTCGGGACTTTGTGGGCTCCACAGACCCCGTGTGATTGAAGCATGATTGAAACTTCGTCTTTGTTTTAAAGACTGCTTTAATTCACAGGCGAGCTAGGAATTCCTCAATGACAGCATTAAGAGACTCTCAGATACCCCGGCAGTCAGGGGAGACCCGAAACTCATATTCTGTAACGATCTTGTGGGGGGGCGTGGTCTTCGCGATGTACCTGGCCAATGACAGAAGGGACACCAATAACCCCGCCTACCTCCAGGCAAACGGAATACGAGGCATTTTCTGATCTGTTAAGACAGACAACTAATAAACGCGAAATAAGCCGTTTTCCAACTTTCCCTTTGGGATTGGTCTAGTCGAAATGGAGAAAACGGCCCGTTttttcgtttttgttttttccgtCTAAAGTTGAAAAACGAATTATACTCACGTACACGGACCCCTTAACAATCgtgttttgattatttattgttacaaacTTTTTATCGCACTTTAACCATTTTAATATCTATGGCTATGCTAAGGTTACCATGCTCGACCTTTTGTTTGATGCGTTTGTATGTTACTATTAATTTGAGTTGTATTACTATGGCGTGAGATCACTCTCAAaatacatgtgcatactgaaAATTCAATTTAGCAGtgtgtttttaaatctttcCTTTATTAAAATTTCTCTCGTTCATTCGAATTGGCTGTGTGCTTATGTTTTGTGAGGCATGCACAGTTGCCGTTGTAGTTCCCATGCGAATTTGAGAGTCTATATTTGATGAATGGGTGGGTGTTAGGTTAAAAAGGGTATCAGTTTTTACGTTGTTTTGTACCTCAATGTGCTTGTTCCGGAAAAGTAATGTTTGAGTTTTACATTGATGAACGAGCACAAGCAATTACCATTTGGGTTCTGTAAATTATGCATCACTACAGACTAAAAGTAACCGAAATTTTTCAAGAAGAACGACACGCGAGGACCATTGTTTTGTGTTCTGATACTTTAAATGTAaaggaaaaaagtaaaaaatgctACAATTTTTCTGTAAAGCAAATTTACCTTACCTATGGGTATGAATAAAGTTACCTTACCTAGTTTAACTCAAGAATAGTACTTAAGAAAAGCCATAGCTCATATTTCTGCTTCAAACAATCTagtaattaaaatgtcatttcatATCAACATGTTTCTTGTTGCTATAGTTCTTCGTTGGATCGCAATCTTTAAGTACAGTAAGTGTAAGACCCTCTACAAATTAATCTATAATTCATATTCCCATATCAAAAGATTACTGGTTAATTTATACTTACTGCACTGTATAGTTTTCCATTTTATACACTACAGTAACACTGAGCttttgtgtttgctgtttgttctCAGTAGCTTGGCTTTCACGTCACCCTCTTACTGGACATTAAAAAGAAAGGCTAAAGCTTTGGTTGATGAAAAGCTACAATCAGTACACACACAAGGATTGGATTGTTGGGACTCTCAAACAGACACACCAGCTGAGGGGTTCGAGGACTGTCAGTTGGGGCAGCTTGTACCGAGTCAATGCACACGTAAGTTGTAGACAGATCTACATCCACATCTATCTCGAtgtatgtctaaatatttaatgctgtATTCTCTATTGTCCTTACAGCGACCGAGAGGATCCTCCTGCAGATGGGGGAGTTGCAGAGCCAGGTCCAACACATGACTGAAATTGTCACCCAGATACCTACGTTGTTGGGTAACAATCCTGGAAATGCACCATTAACAACGGCAAGTGCACTGTACAAAATTGCTTTATGATCTATTTTAATCAAATTATTTGAGATTGattttgaaaatgtttattttttttcctagtataaataatagtttcaaggtgtttaagtttatatttcatatCGATAACATTTGAGTGAATTACTATTAACTCAATTACagagattttttaaatactttgcgATGTAGCTTACTAGATTTACTGATCTTTGTGCACACTGTTACCCAGGTctttctataagaatctattattttttttagtgtgCAGAGGATGGGAGATTTCCACTGCAAGATACTGAGGACCTGAACAATGTTGAAATGCAGTTGGAAAATGTTGAATTTAAGAACAAACTGGTGTGATTATGGTTTAAGAAAACTGCCTTGTACATAGATAATACATGGAtactaatatataatatatacatacacatacatacactaccCAAAAGTATGTGAAGTTTTGTATGACCAAACATCTGTTGTCACCTCCAGGTATCCAAACTGTCACTGGCTGGGGGACAAACACTGAAGAAAACAGTCTGGAGGATCTGTGGGAAGGTGTTTGATCCCCAGTTGGCTGTGCATCTTAACTGGTGTGGCAGACGGGGTAAAACaccaatgaaaaatacaaaaatcgtCAATGTGATTATTCGTAAGTAAAACCAATGTTTAACCAAAGTTACAAATTGACCTTTTGGGATTTTTATCCTTATTGTTTGAACACAATATGGATTTAACCTCCCCATGCACGTTACATAGTTATTTCCCAAGGTTTTCATTGATTTTAATGCCCAAAGTTGCTTTTCTTTCAGACTGCAGGTAAAAAGTGAACCATCAAATTCTAAAGGAATAACATGTTTATGATTAGACCTTATTAAATGGTTAATGTCAATGTAAGTGACCGTTGTGTCCGTTCTGTTTTTTAGAGTCTGCATTACGGAACCCATTGGTTTCTAGTCCGAATGAGGCTGAAATCGAGAAAACCATCAAGGAGTGGCTCAGACTGTCTCGTGACAGGCTGAGCCGGCGTGTCAGATAGCTCTcgatttattgttttttttttttttctttttagtgtgtatcttgtatatattttgtgcatttaatatttttttaaaataaaaactcttTGAACGAAcaccttttgttttctttatattatgaataaaatattagTATCCATACGTGTTCGACACTAAAGAAGACGTAAATAATTATTGGTAATTGTACAATAAGATTGTCGGGAAATGATCGCGTAGGATTACAAAAGGGGTCGGGGAATGATCGCCTacggataaaaaaaaaaagggtagGGAAATTATCGCGTATATCCGTAATTAGGTCGGGAAATGGTCGCGTAGAATAGTAATAGGAATCATCGTGGAGTTTCGCCTAGACGTCGTGTTTTCATCGCTGTTGAGACGGAAAACGTCGCGATTACATCGCCTCGACGGAGCTTTTACGGAGGCGCTACATAGTGCCAATGTGCAAACGACTGAAAAGCTACTAAATACCGACCTTAAAAAAACGTATCAGCGACGTAGCGCcgacgtacttgtgctgactgggtaggtatctgcaaatttaaccagtttactgtatgtattggtgtcaatatcattaatgtaaattaggaacaatagtggtcctaaaattgaaccctgcggtaccccactatgaatgcaggcccactgtgacattgtgcctctaataactactcagtgcttcctgtcagttaaccagttttcgatccaagctgccacagttcctaaaatccctgcagctttgagctttagcgagagccatttgtgggggacatcaAAGacctggaaatctaagtagatcacattttgtgatcaatttcatttgtagcttcctcaaagaactcaagtagattcattaaacaggatctacctctcctaaatccatgttggctatccctcagaatgttatttgcatccaggtaatctaccattttaccatttaccattacCAATCTACCACTttgattatagcttccattatttttccagtaatgctagttaaactgattggcctatagtttgctggattacttctatccccttttttgaatatgggtgttatattagcataaAATCTAAGTAAGCTCCGCCTACtttgttttgcaaattatgcaaaaaatCTTACTTCTGCCTTAAAGTCCTACCCTGTCtgaccaaatcagacaattgaggtgtcaaaccgaccagtcctctgagctgatcaatAGATATttaagaaagtctgacatttttctATTGTACGGCCACTAGCCACAGCCAAACTCAACCCAAATTTGTCctgtttcagtctgattgctataacttctccCTACCTTAGCCTACCTTAACCAAACTTACAATACTACCTCCCAGCTCCTTTCTGGGGACACCATACAAAGCGGCCCACATTTAGTCAATAGGGGGCACTACAAATACCTAATTTCAATATCTCCTGAACTGCTTGTCCTATCTGAGTGAAATTTGGCACATGTCTACTATAGCCAAGCTTGAGGTCAGACCCATAATATGACAGTCATAAATCATACAATGGTGGCCATAATTAGCCAATGAAAATCAAGCGTGCATTTGACAGGCCTAGCAATCACCAATCTCAACCAAATCTGGATGATCCATTTGTCTACAGAACCTGACCTCACCCTAGTAAGTGCACCCTAGTctgccagatgggggcgctacagtgacaacttttgcgtttctgcctatttctccagaactgtcaagcctacagttgacaTTTATTACCAGACCAATTCAGTatgacatgccaaatcaaacaacatgagagagatggagaatgccgcttatgtcaaaatgacaggttgggtcaaaggtcacaaaggtcaaataaatcaaaaagtgacaggtccgggctgcaagccaggtgacgtcatgagATAGTGCGAGgtggctatttttttttggttgtgagccagttgagcgttgggataggggtttatttgtatatagtttatttattataattattataatgtaattatttattataatttaattatttattataatttaattattattattattttatattgaggagagtgcttatgagtgtggtgttttgtctgcatccaccgggtgccgagcaggggactgagcaggggcttggtgcgttaaggtcccaaacactgggtctgagtggggtgg
Encoded here:
- the LOC140591829 gene encoding uncharacterized protein; the protein is MVAKVQEALRTQAAIVLMDAIGNPIHDSDGTKGPSIGGGRPEGAGRAEECFNQAADISHEGCLFLCYLQRKLTRATVSQTHLELAVAKGIQETGDSFGRKMMTGYLSSKGIHASEGRVGQVLRSVQPQSHAARSQGARNLNPVPYNAEYMGHKIHLDQNEKLVMFGTTHVLAIDGFTSKIVSHSTMPIKNNILIYENVFRPAVISFSIWDQVRVDHGKEFLLTLFMQQQISAFRNNTDRLSYVQTNSTRNHRIERIWPEINNRVNYPIKAALVNLMDQEEINMEDDTVRFCVSNLTCQISSLGISRVVEAWNAHRIPGKGVPNTLAQSGCVKKITVDLLPHASEAADLYESETGSSLTRCSSFGKSPFSSEEDQAHAEGQFAQLYPDMNVLYENVVNHNPRPFQDAILHLIHLSRH